The following are encoded together in the Nostoc sp. KVJ3 genome:
- a CDS encoding DUF1816 domain-containing protein translates to MNLFQSNQSEFAWWVEINTAVPRCTYYFGPFDNKKEAQLSRSGYVEDLYQEEARDIIALVKQCQPDVITIFQEKAEVQIFSF, encoded by the coding sequence ATGAATTTATTTCAATCTAATCAGTCAGAGTTTGCCTGGTGGGTAGAAATTAACACGGCTGTTCCGCGCTGTACTTATTACTTTGGGCCTTTTGATAATAAAAAAGAAGCACAACTTTCTAGAAGTGGCTACGTTGAAGACTTATATCAGGAAGAAGCCAGGGACATCATTGCATTAGTCAAGCAATGCCAGCCTGATGTGATCACGATTTTTCAGGAGAAAGCAGAAGTCCAAATATTTAGTTTTTGA